The following are from one region of the Hyphomicrobiales bacterium genome:
- a CDS encoding efflux RND transporter periplasmic adaptor subunit: MNRSTALTAMVVLASGLVSSAAAQETTPEEVIRPVKLVEIEANSDGVERHFFGHVVARQTVDLAFQVGGQIAEFPAIEGVEIEQGDLIAELDLEPFLLRRDQSRVQLEQAERTLARFDQLSDLAVSQSTIDDARTQAELARIALRDAEYALEQATILAPFDGLVAVRNVANFTSVGVGTPVVRFHDMSELRIEIDVPEILFQQAGTDPDVTLTAKFPASEEVFPLQIREFDAQASSVGQTFRLTLGLPRPENLAILPGSSVEVTARLDSGVDALILPTSAIRLSNDGEAFAMVFHAAADDEGTLEMRPIDIEPTREGRFQVLSGLEAGDQVVLTGVTDVEDGQTVRRFNGFAN, from the coding sequence ATGAACCGATCAACCGCCCTCACTGCCATGGTGGTTCTTGCAAGTGGCCTTGTCAGCAGCGCTGCTGCCCAAGAAACCACGCCAGAAGAGGTCATCCGGCCGGTCAAACTGGTTGAAATCGAAGCCAATTCTGACGGCGTCGAGCGGCACTTTTTTGGCCATGTCGTCGCCCGGCAGACGGTGGATCTGGCCTTTCAAGTGGGCGGTCAGATTGCCGAGTTCCCAGCCATTGAGGGCGTCGAAATCGAACAGGGCGACTTGATTGCCGAACTCGACCTGGAACCCTTCTTATTGCGTCGCGACCAGTCGCGCGTCCAATTGGAACAGGCCGAACGCACCCTGGCGCGGTTCGATCAATTGTCCGATCTTGCCGTTTCCCAATCAACGATCGACGACGCCCGCACGCAGGCCGAGCTTGCCCGGATCGCGCTACGCGATGCTGAATATGCGCTAGAGCAGGCCACAATCCTGGCCCCATTCGATGGCCTGGTCGCCGTGCGCAATGTGGCCAACTTCACCAGTGTCGGCGTCGGCACGCCAGTCGTCCGATTCCACGATATGTCGGAGCTACGTATCGAAATCGACGTACCGGAAATCCTGTTTCAGCAAGCCGGCACCGACCCCGACGTCACCCTGACGGCAAAGTTCCCGGCGAGCGAGGAGGTCTTTCCCCTCCAGATCAGAGAGTTTGATGCGCAGGCCTCGTCCGTCGGTCAAACCTTTCGCCTCACCCTCGGCCTGCCGCGTCCGGAAAACCTTGCCATTCTTCCCGGCTCCTCGGTGGAAGTCACCGCGCGCTTGGATAGTGGCGTCGATGCCCTGATCCTGCCGACGTCAGCGATCCGTCTCAGCAATGATGGTGAGGCCTTCGCGATGGTCTTTCACGCCGCCGCGGACGATGAGGGAACGCTTGAAATGCGGCCTATCGACATCGAGCCGACTCGCGAGGGCCGATTCCAGGTGCTGTCCGGTCTGGAGGCCGGCGACCAGGTCGTGCTCACCGGCGTCACCGACGTTGAGGACGGCCAGACGGTGCGCCGTTTCAACGGCTTTGCGAACTGA
- a CDS encoding TetR/AcrR family transcriptional regulator — protein sequence MADDPYHHGDLRTAILDAAEELLADRPIEMVSMRELARQAGVSPGAPYHHFKDRNGLVIALCQRGFSRLGELLTAKQEENGLDGQIEGYLQFSQASPALYQLMFSPEVTAGENQEQLRPFTQPVADILAREITGGSEEEATREQGHMLIAIWCFMHGLCTLGRTDPLKHRLKDMPLFDFAKQSIDKLKDGH from the coding sequence ATGGCAGACGACCCCTATCATCACGGTGATCTGCGAACGGCGATCTTGGACGCTGCAGAAGAGCTTTTGGCCGATCGTCCCATCGAGATGGTTTCGATGCGGGAGTTGGCACGACAAGCTGGCGTATCGCCTGGCGCCCCCTACCATCATTTCAAAGATCGAAACGGTCTGGTCATCGCGCTATGTCAACGCGGGTTCTCGCGCCTCGGCGAGTTGCTCACGGCCAAACAGGAGGAGAACGGCCTTGATGGTCAGATTGAGGGTTACCTACAATTCTCGCAGGCCAGTCCAGCGCTCTACCAATTGATGTTTTCTCCGGAGGTGACGGCGGGAGAGAACCAAGAGCAGCTCCGCCCGTTTACCCAACCCGTCGCCGATATTTTGGCGCGTGAGATCACCGGCGGCAGTGAAGAGGAAGCAACGCGTGAGCAAGGGCACATGCTCATTGCGATCTGGTGCTTCATGCATGGCCTTTGCACGCTTGGCAGGACTGATCCCTTGAAACATCGACTGAAAGACATGCCGCTGTTCGACTTTGCCAAGCAATCCATCGACAAATTGAAGGATGGTCATTGA
- a CDS encoding GntR family transcriptional regulator, which produces MNLKTVDLGAASSSADVIFDALREAIVEGTLKDGDLLRQDQIATMFNVSRIPVREALARLEEQGLITNQRYKGAVVSSLSLDEISELFEFRALLEGEVIRQAVDQITDQTLDEAKNFAEEFARETDSSRWGALNRQFHYTLYKDCKKPYHLQIIANALDSVSRYLRAQLVLTSGIERARREHAGILDAAINRDSAEAAARTRDHILGASRSLIEFLEVERAER; this is translated from the coding sequence TTGAACCTGAAAACCGTCGATCTTGGCGCTGCATCCTCTTCTGCCGATGTGATCTTTGATGCCTTGCGCGAGGCCATTGTCGAAGGAACGCTGAAGGATGGCGACCTACTGCGCCAGGATCAGATCGCCACCATGTTCAATGTCAGCCGTATCCCGGTGCGCGAAGCTTTGGCGCGGTTGGAAGAACAGGGTCTCATCACCAATCAACGCTACAAGGGCGCGGTGGTCAGCTCCCTGTCGCTCGATGAGATTTCAGAGCTGTTTGAGTTCCGCGCGCTGTTGGAGGGCGAAGTGATCCGCCAGGCGGTCGATCAGATCACCGACCAAACGTTGGACGAGGCAAAGAACTTCGCTGAGGAGTTCGCGCGCGAGACCGATAGCAGCCGCTGGGGCGCGCTCAATCGTCAGTTCCACTACACGCTCTACAAGGACTGCAAGAAGCCGTACCATCTGCAGATCATCGCCAACGCTTTGGACAGCGTTAGCCGCTATCTGCGCGCGCAACTGGTTCTGACATCGGGTATCGAACGCGCGCGCCGCGAACATGCCGGTATATTGGACGCCGCGATCAACCGAGACAGCGCCGAAGCGGCGGCACGCACCCGCGACCACATTCTGGGCGCCAGTCGGTCTTTGATTGAATTCCTGGAAGTTGAACGCGCCGAACGATAG
- a CDS encoding transporter substrate-binding domain-containing protein — protein MRNLVLAAAGVAVALAAAPASADTLDDVIDRGVLRCGVVLDFPPIGFRDSNNEPAGFDVDYCADLAAALDVEHEIMPLTWAERLPVIVTGRADVVFGATSDTLERARTVGFTIPYAIYYAQGVVGVDSGIETFEDIRGKRVAAAVGTVPEQEWLEIAAEWGEEDLYQGYQSENEVFLAVAQGRADIGITTNTAVLPITQQYDTVIPGPRMPWTTDYTSVVAERTDVSWLNYLNLFVTHQVRSGRYQELWGQYVGGEAPELRIPGVMY, from the coding sequence ATGAGAAATTTGGTATTGGCCGCCGCAGGGGTTGCTGTCGCACTCGCCGCCGCGCCGGCATCTGCAGATACGCTTGACGATGTCATCGATCGCGGCGTGCTGCGCTGCGGTGTTGTGCTGGACTTTCCGCCGATCGGCTTTCGCGATTCAAACAACGAACCTGCTGGATTCGACGTCGACTACTGCGCAGATCTCGCCGCTGCGCTTGATGTCGAGCACGAAATTATGCCGCTGACCTGGGCGGAGCGTCTGCCGGTCATCGTCACAGGACGCGCCGATGTTGTTTTTGGCGCAACGTCCGACACGCTCGAGCGTGCGCGCACGGTCGGTTTCACGATCCCGTATGCAATTTATTATGCCCAGGGCGTTGTCGGGGTCGACAGTGGTATCGAGACCTTTGAAGACATTCGCGGCAAGCGCGTTGCAGCAGCCGTTGGCACGGTGCCTGAACAAGAGTGGCTGGAGATTGCTGCGGAGTGGGGCGAAGAAGACCTTTACCAGGGCTATCAGTCGGAGAACGAAGTGTTCCTGGCTGTCGCGCAAGGGCGCGCTGATATCGGTATCACGACCAACACAGCCGTTCTGCCGATTACGCAGCAGTACGACACCGTGATCCCCGGCCCGCGCATGCCTTGGACGACCGACTACACATCTGTTGTGGCCGAACGCACGGACGTTAGCTGGCTGAACTATCTCAACCTGTTTGTGACCCACCAGGTCCGGTCGGGTCGCTACCAGGAACTCTGGGGCCAGTATGTCGGTGGCGAAGCACCGGAGCTGCGCATTCCGGGCGTCATGTACTAA
- a CDS encoding amino acid ABC transporter permease: protein MFDYNFHWRPVFRDLPDLIAASLVTLQVAALAMILGVIIGLGLALIRMHGRGPLRWFATTWVELARNTPALIQLFFFGFGLGAFGIFLSPFMIVLMGLTFNCAGYLAENFRGGFQAIPDTQLRAARSLGMTAWQAYTRIIIPQVLRIVYHPITNQMVWAVLMSSLGMLVGFRELSGETQFFASRTFRIFEYFAITAVLYYVIVKIILLASRLLATRLFRY, encoded by the coding sequence GTGTTTGATTACAATTTCCATTGGCGTCCGGTTTTCCGCGACCTGCCTGACCTGATTGCGGCAAGCCTGGTCACGCTTCAGGTGGCCGCGCTCGCTATGATCCTGGGCGTGATTATCGGACTGGGGCTCGCTCTCATCCGAATGCATGGACGTGGCCCATTGCGCTGGTTTGCCACCACTTGGGTGGAATTGGCGCGCAATACGCCGGCACTGATCCAGCTGTTCTTTTTCGGCTTCGGCCTTGGCGCCTTCGGTATCTTCCTGTCGCCTTTCATGATCGTGCTGATGGGCCTGACCTTTAACTGCGCAGGCTACCTTGCAGAGAATTTCCGCGGTGGCTTTCAGGCTATTCCCGATACACAGCTGCGCGCGGCAAGATCTTTGGGCATGACCGCCTGGCAGGCCTACACAAGGATCATCATCCCGCAGGTGCTGCGTATCGTGTACCACCCGATCACCAACCAGATGGTGTGGGCTGTTCTGATGTCGTCGCTCGGCATGCTGGTCGGTTTTCGCGAGCTATCGGGCGAGACCCAGTTCTTCGCATCGCGAACCTTCCGCATCTTTGAGTATTTTGCGATCACAGCCGTGCTTTATTACGTGATCGTCAAAATCATCCTATTGGCATCGCGCCTGCTCGCGACCCGGCTTTTCCGGTACTGA
- a CDS encoding amino acid ABC transporter permease has product MEPTVQFFSGFALSDMWFMAQAAWRTLVISVVSISLGTLLGALFGWVLYEGKFWATAGLAAFLDIFRSVPLLIQLVLFFNLAPIVGLDLDAFASGVVVLTIYTAALVANVARGGLEVVGTPMRRAARSLGMSYWQALRYVVFPIGGRAVFPSWIGVALGVMKDSALVSVLGYVELLRASQILITRTQEPFLILAIAGAFYFALSFPVARYAEKLEQKWALR; this is encoded by the coding sequence ATGGAACCAACCGTTCAGTTCTTTAGTGGGTTTGCCCTCAGTGACATGTGGTTCATGGCGCAGGCCGCATGGCGCACGCTGGTGATCTCGGTTGTCTCAATCTCGCTGGGTACACTTCTTGGCGCATTGTTCGGCTGGGTGCTTTATGAGGGCAAGTTCTGGGCCACGGCGGGCTTGGCTGCCTTCCTTGACATCTTCCGGTCCGTACCCCTGCTCATCCAGCTTGTGCTGTTCTTCAACCTGGCGCCGATCGTCGGGCTCGACCTGGATGCTTTTGCATCCGGTGTCGTCGTTCTGACGATTTATACAGCTGCGCTGGTTGCCAATGTGGCGCGCGGTGGTCTGGAGGTCGTTGGTACGCCGATGCGACGGGCCGCACGCAGCCTTGGCATGAGCTATTGGCAGGCTCTGCGGTATGTCGTTTTTCCCATCGGGGGACGCGCCGTTTTTCCTTCATGGATCGGCGTCGCTCTGGGCGTGATGAAAGATAGCGCTCTGGTATCGGTTCTGGGTTACGTCGAGCTTCTTAGGGCCAGCCAGATCCTGATCACGCGCACGCAAGAACCCTTCCTGATTCTCGCCATTGCCGGCGCTTTCTATTTTGCCTTGTCCTTCCCCGTCGCCCGGTACGCAGAAAAGCTTGAGCAAAAGTGGGCCCTACGATGA
- a CDS encoding amino acid ABC transporter ATP-binding protein translates to MIEVRNLHKKFGPLHVLKGIDLTVENGEVVSVIGASGSGKSTLLYCINRLEPINDGSVFVDGVDVHAKGTDINKLRQKLGMVFQQWNSFPHLTALENVALAPKIVRGLPKKEANELAAEQLHHVGLGDKLKAFPNALSGGQQQRLAIARALAMEPRYMLFDEATSALDPELVGEVLDTMRLLAEEGMTMICVTHEMGFARDVSDRVAYFHDGLMEEIGPPSQIFGDAVSENTRKFLAKVR, encoded by the coding sequence ATGATTGAAGTTCGCAACCTGCATAAAAAGTTCGGACCCCTTCATGTGCTCAAGGGTATCGACCTTACAGTGGAAAACGGTGAAGTGGTTTCGGTTATCGGGGCGTCAGGGTCGGGCAAATCCACCCTTCTTTATTGCATCAACCGGCTTGAACCGATCAACGATGGCTCGGTTTTCGTCGACGGCGTTGATGTGCATGCCAAAGGTACCGACATCAACAAGCTGCGCCAGAAGCTCGGTATGGTGTTTCAGCAATGGAACAGCTTTCCGCACCTCACGGCCCTTGAGAATGTTGCGCTTGCTCCGAAGATCGTTCGCGGTCTGCCCAAGAAGGAGGCCAACGAGCTGGCTGCGGAGCAGCTCCATCATGTTGGTCTCGGCGACAAGCTGAAGGCATTCCCCAACGCCCTTTCCGGCGGGCAGCAGCAACGGTTGGCCATTGCACGCGCCCTGGCGATGGAGCCGCGCTACATGCTGTTTGACGAAGCGACATCGGCGCTTGATCCCGAGCTGGTCGGTGAAGTGCTCGATACGATGCGCCTTCTTGCCGAAGAGGGCATGACGATGATTTGCGTGACCCATGAAATGGGGTTTGCCCGCGATGTGTCGGATCGTGTTGCTTACTTTCACGATGGCCTGATGGAAGAGATCGGCCCCCCTTCCCAGATCTTCGGCGACGCCGTTTCTGAAAACACACGCAAGTTCCTGGCAAAGGTTCGCTGA
- a CDS encoding dihydrodipicolinate synthase family protein has translation MHPSLFYGCVPALMTPCHADRTPNYDALVRKGKDLITKGMSGVVYCGSMGDWPLLSDAQRKEGVARLVDAGVPTMVGTGAINTAAAVGIAAHAAEVGATGLMVIPRVLSRGTSAAAQRAHFSAILDAANGLPCVIYNSPYYGFATRADLFFDLRRDFPNLIGFKEFGGADDLRYAGENITSQADDILLMVGVDTEVYNGYINCGAQGTVTGIGNALPDEVLHLIALCKKAAAGDAVARVKARELSDALHVLSTFDEGPDLVLFYKHLMVLNGEQEYALHLNEADRLSDSQRNYVEAQYRLFRAWYAQWNDEVPALAKSA, from the coding sequence ATGCATCCCTCGCTGTTTTACGGCTGTGTTCCAGCGCTGATGACGCCGTGTCATGCCGATCGAACGCCAAACTATGATGCGCTGGTCCGCAAGGGCAAAGACCTTATCACCAAGGGCATGTCGGGTGTGGTCTATTGCGGATCCATGGGCGACTGGCCCTTGCTCAGCGATGCGCAGCGCAAGGAAGGCGTGGCGCGCCTCGTCGATGCCGGTGTGCCAACGATGGTTGGTACCGGAGCGATCAACACCGCTGCGGCTGTCGGAATCGCCGCGCATGCCGCCGAAGTGGGTGCAACCGGCCTGATGGTGATCCCGCGGGTTCTCTCGCGCGGCACATCGGCGGCGGCACAGCGGGCGCATTTTTCCGCGATTCTGGACGCTGCAAATGGGCTTCCCTGTGTGATCTACAACAGCCCCTATTATGGCTTTGCGACCCGGGCGGACCTGTTCTTCGACCTGCGTCGGGATTTCCCGAATCTGATCGGGTTCAAGGAGTTCGGCGGCGCCGATGACCTACGTTATGCGGGCGAGAACATCACATCACAGGCCGATGATATTCTGCTCATGGTCGGCGTCGATACCGAGGTCTACAATGGCTACATCAACTGCGGGGCGCAGGGTACCGTCACAGGAATCGGCAATGCATTGCCCGATGAAGTGCTTCACCTGATTGCCTTGTGCAAGAAAGCCGCTGCCGGCGATGCCGTTGCGCGGGTCAAGGCACGAGAGCTGAGCGATGCCCTGCACGTCCTCTCCACCTTTGATGAGGGGCCGGACCTCGTCCTGTTCTACAAGCATCTGATGGTGCTGAACGGCGAGCAGGAGTATGCGCTCCATTTGAACGAAGCAGACCGGCTTTCCGACAGTCAACGCAACTATGTCGAGGCGCAGTACAGGCTTTTCCGTGCCTGGTATGCGCAGTGGAACGATGAAGTCCCAGCGCTTGCCAAGTCCGCCTGA
- a CDS encoding FAD-binding oxidoreductase, with protein sequence MTQATFDQCVIGAGIIGLAIALKLTQAGQSVLILDKVGMGEGASRGNAGAFAFADVEPMASPAMLLKSPRWLLDPMGPLSVPLSYAPKMAPWMAQFARACLPTAHAASTMAQAALMDLAKRETEPMFEDAGLSNHLRREGALYLYAGQRAFEASTDVWRVRAKHGVAFEPVSGARLAELQPGLGPRYTHAMFVPDWMMVSDPFEITKALGDQTVTKGVQFRQAKVAHLQAGEETTTITLDDGETIAAGQTVIASGAWSGELVAQLGDTIPLEAERGYNTTLPADAFDLKRQLVVPADGYVITPLSSGIRVGGAAEFAGMQRPPDFRRSAMMLKKSEAVMQGLKTTGGKQWMGFRPSLPDTLPVIGRSPVNQRVIYAFGHGHLGLTQCAATATLVRDLVLSKPPSIDMHPYRAERFC encoded by the coding sequence GTGACCCAGGCGACCTTCGATCAGTGCGTCATAGGCGCAGGGATTATCGGGCTGGCGATTGCCTTAAAGCTGACGCAGGCCGGTCAATCGGTGCTGATCCTCGACAAGGTCGGCATGGGCGAAGGCGCCAGCCGCGGCAATGCCGGGGCGTTTGCTTTTGCCGATGTCGAACCCATGGCCTCGCCTGCGATGTTGCTCAAATCGCCACGCTGGTTGTTGGACCCGATGGGTCCGCTTTCTGTGCCGCTTTCCTATGCGCCGAAAATGGCGCCATGGATGGCGCAGTTTGCCCGCGCCTGTCTGCCAACCGCTCATGCCGCCAGCACGATGGCACAGGCCGCTTTGATGGACCTTGCTAAGCGCGAAACCGAACCAATGTTTGAGGACGCAGGACTTTCCAATCATCTGCGCCGTGAGGGTGCGCTCTACCTCTATGCGGGACAGCGGGCTTTTGAAGCCTCAACAGATGTCTGGCGTGTTCGGGCCAAGCATGGCGTCGCGTTTGAGCCGGTGAGCGGTGCGCGTCTCGCCGAGCTTCAACCGGGTCTTGGGCCGCGTTACACCCACGCGATGTTCGTGCCCGACTGGATGATGGTGTCCGACCCGTTTGAGATCACCAAGGCGCTGGGCGATCAAACAGTGACCAAAGGGGTGCAGTTCCGACAGGCCAAAGTGGCGCATCTTCAAGCTGGGGAAGAGACAACCACCATCACGCTGGACGATGGCGAAACCATCGCCGCCGGCCAAACCGTGATTGCAAGCGGAGCCTGGTCCGGTGAGTTGGTGGCCCAGCTTGGCGACACCATCCCACTGGAGGCCGAACGTGGCTATAACACCACTTTGCCTGCTGATGCGTTCGATCTCAAACGTCAGCTTGTCGTGCCCGCCGATGGCTATGTCATCACACCGCTCTCCAGTGGCATCCGCGTGGGCGGAGCGGCCGAATTTGCCGGGATGCAGCGTCCGCCGGATTTTCGCCGCTCGGCCATGATGTTGAAGAAATCCGAAGCTGTGATGCAGGGCCTGAAAACCACTGGCGGCAAGCAATGGATGGGCTTCCGGCCATCCCTGCCCGACACGCTGCCGGTGATCGGTCGCTCTCCGGTGAACCAACGGGTGATCTACGCCTTCGGCCACGGTCATTTGGGTCTTACCCAGTGCGCTGCGACCGCGACACTTGTGCGTGATCTGGTGCTCAGCAAACCGCCCTCCATCGACATGCACCCCTACCGCGCGGAAAGGTTTTGCTGA
- a CDS encoding 4-hydroxyproline epimerase: MASHTFFCVDGHTCGNPVRLVAGGAPQLHGATMLEKRAHFLSEYDWIRRGLMFEPRGHDIMSGSILYPPTREDCDTAILFIETSGCLPMCGHGTIGTVTMMIEHGLVTPKVPGIVRLDTPAGLVVAEYRQEGDYVEEVKLTNVPAFLHSEGLSAHVEGLGEVVVDVAYGGNFYAIVDPQPGFTDIAEVSAGDLLRWSPLLRAVLNDKYRFVHPEQPDIKGLSHILWTGKPTGDATARNAVFYGDKALDRSPCGTGTSARMAQWAAKGRLKPGEPFIHESIIGSTFTGRIEGQARVGDRDAIIPSISGWARMTGLNTLFINDRDPYAHGFEVK, from the coding sequence ATGGCATCCCATACTTTCTTCTGCGTTGATGGTCACACTTGCGGCAATCCGGTCCGTCTGGTTGCCGGTGGCGCGCCGCAGCTTCACGGCGCGACAATGCTGGAAAAGCGCGCGCACTTCTTGTCTGAATACGACTGGATACGCCGCGGCCTGATGTTTGAACCGCGCGGGCATGACATCATGTCCGGCTCCATTCTCTATCCACCAACGCGCGAGGATTGCGACACCGCGATCCTGTTCATCGAGACCTCCGGCTGCCTGCCCATGTGCGGCCATGGCACCATCGGCACGGTAACGATGATGATCGAGCACGGGCTGGTCACACCTAAGGTGCCGGGCATCGTCCGTCTTGATACACCGGCGGGTCTGGTGGTTGCCGAGTACCGCCAAGAGGGTGACTATGTCGAAGAGGTGAAGCTCACCAACGTGCCCGCCTTCCTGCATTCCGAGGGACTAAGTGCGCACGTTGAGGGACTTGGCGAAGTGGTCGTGGATGTTGCCTATGGCGGTAATTTCTACGCCATCGTCGATCCGCAACCGGGCTTCACCGATATCGCCGAAGTCAGCGCTGGCGACCTTCTGCGCTGGAGCCCCTTGTTGCGCGCCGTGCTCAACGACAAATACCGCTTCGTGCATCCTGAACAGCCTGACATCAAAGGGCTGAGCCACATCCTATGGACCGGCAAACCCACAGGCGATGCGACAGCGCGCAACGCCGTGTTCTATGGCGACAAAGCGCTCGATCGCTCGCCCTGCGGCACCGGAACATCGGCGCGCATGGCGCAATGGGCCGCCAAGGGTCGGCTGAAACCCGGCGAGCCTTTCATCCATGAAAGCATCATCGGCTCGACCTTCACCGGGCGGATCGAGGGCCAGGCGCGTGTCGGTGACCGCGACGCCATCATCCCCTCCATTTCCGGTTGGGCCCGCATGACCGGCCTCAACACCCTTTTTATCAATGATCGCGACCCATACGCCCATGGGTTCGAAGTGAAGTAA